The region CACATTTTCCCCACTGTGCTATTGCAGAGCGTTTggctaaagcccctttcacaatgacgtacgaccatttgcaaccttttggtcgtgcgacaggctgcaacaggcatcaatcgctagtcatctcataagatcgcacagaggctttcacagttgcaacagctgtcgtacaacaaaaacGACCAGTAAACCCCGTTGCACGAGTAAGTCGCATATGCTCTTATTGTGCTCGTGCGATCACACGCGAGTGTTGCACGAGGGATTGCGAGTggaacggtcgcatacatgcgaatgaaacggtagtgcaatgttgtaagccgttgcgatcggtcttgcaacagtctttTTGGCCCACTtattatcgcacccagtcgcaagacaggtctctgtacatgtaggtcgctagcacatgtgcaagtgttgtacgacATCCAGTCGAGTAAGTGCCACttctcgcaccaagtcgtacagcgttgaacaacactcgcacgatgatcgcccgaccgatggtacgacccTGGTACGgcctgatgcgagtgaatcgatcgtatttgatcgcgtttggattttgaacatgttcaaagttcagatgtgaccagtcacgaccacctcgagtttgtgcgaccgtctacaacgactgcgagtgctcgcaagacaccgagagatcgatcgtgcaacaacaagaaaaaaactgttgcaggcggtcgtaaactgGTCGGACGTCACTTGCGAAAGGGGCTgaacggtcgcatacatgcgAATGCAACGGTAGTGGAATGTTGTAAGCCGTAATTTCGTCGGTCTTCCAACAATCTTATATTATCACACCCAGTGGTCTCTGTAGGTCtctagcacatgtgcaagtgttgtacgacctccaTTCGATCAAATGCGACTAAACTTAgtgtgccacctctcgcaccaagtcgtacaacgttgagcaacactcacacgatgatctcccgaccgatggtacgatctgatgcgagtgaatcagtcgtatttgatcgcgtttggatgttgaacatgttcaaagttcagatgcgACCAGTCAGGACCACCTCCGACCACCTCGAATTCGTACGgtcgtctacaacgactgcgagtgctcgcaagacaccaagggatcgatcgtgcaacaacaagaaaaaactgttgcaggcggtcgtaaacaggtcgtacgtcaattgtgaaaggggcttaaatGTGCGGCTCGTACAATAATTCGACAGCATGATAAGACCGGAGTTCTAGATTACATATTTTGCTCACTGCAGCGAGTTGACTGCGGGGGCAAACCATTTCCAATCAATGTATTTTTCTGACTTTTttcaatatatcaaaatacGTCAGGTCAACTGAAACAAAAGTTGAAAATCAAAGCACTTATGAACGTTCGGCCCATGGCATAAATGGAAACCAAGTAGGATATGGTTTTGAAGTGGGGAGCTGAGTCAGCTTACCCATgcaattaatcaaaatcatatatttaCGTTTCTGTACACGGATATGAAAAAGAACGTGGGGCGGGGGCTCAAGTCATCTTGGATTTGGAAGTTTTcgcaacatttttctttctcgtAGACCTACAGAATGTTGTTCGCTATACtctaaatttgaaagaaaaaaaaacatgatctTATTTTGTTTGTGAGGATGGTGGAACAAACTCATTAAATAATTTGTAGATATTggaattgccccccccccccgattaatACGATTTACCTGTGCGTGTTGTCATTGCTTCAGGTTGCAAAGTTGTCGTCGTGGGCTTGGTCGTAATTGTCACTTCCTCCGTTGTTGGATTTGTTGCTGTGACTTTTAAAAACAGGAACGATAAAATTATCTATTTCATGTACTAATAATTGAAAGAGGTCGGATTTACACTATTTTTAACAAGAATCTAGAGAAATATGGCTCCCTTCTTGAATTTCCGACGTATACCTTGCCAATGGTGAACAACCGGTTCTTTATTAGGACGCATGAATCTTCCCAATTTAGTCGACGCAAGATCAAATTAAGTTTATAATTTGACACTCTGGTTATATCTAAATTCTATAGGGCTTGATATTATAACGTGATGAATTAAAAATAGGCGCGATCGAAAGAaccttttattatataaaacaaattcagTTCTTTTACTAAACTATATAATCCAATGAGCCAAATAATGGTAATAACTCTCTGAAATATTCGTCTGGTAAAACATAGTCAGGTGTTATATATAAGTAGTATTGTAAaagaaattacatttattttttagttattttctctttaaggatattcatagcatataacaattacatttatttattaagttattttctctttaaggaTATTTATAGCACAtaatgaataagaatattccagaatgtaAAGCTTTGTTAGGCATGACTATttaatgagtattttttttgttatttctggaATATACAAAGATAAACAATAGAAGTCTGCTACACAATAGAGACTCCTAGTGGTAGGGGAAATAAAGGACAATAGGATTAACCATGTTTATATTGTAAATTTTACTGAAGTCTTTCAAGAGTCTTCTAGAATTGAACTATTCTggaaagaaggagaatgttctttttaaagacaatactagaagcttccagaatagtggAAACTTACTACAGTGTATATAAGCTGACAGTTTCTTCATCACATCAGATAAGAACTATGAGTTTAACACCAGACTTTACGGCAGAGcatagtttatttccaactggaatacaacatttattTCAGTTGAATTATTTACACGCAATCAATGAACTGCTTGCAGTTACTTTGAGAAacgaattctcagttctcaacCCTATATATCATCAGCCTGTTTTtatgaacgcttttcaacccatggattgctgaaattgactaccaatcatcatcaacatcgtctttacagacatttcaactcgttacagtgactcttgttattcatcgtacTTCAGCATCAATTTCATTATCGCCAGCATTGTGGACATTAATTTAAGGAACCTTTGCCAGCCAACCTTGATATATGTATCATTTGGAATATAATCAGAACTGACACTTCAAAGAaagatcataattattttagttttgttacatgtatgattgatctatttcctgtaataaaagaaagggaaatcaaatttaaaactaaattttctttatttgttgcagtatcgtaacaaaagCAATACCTTCTATCGGTCCTTTTCCATAAAGCTCAATTCGTAAGGCACTTTTACTATACCATGTAACAGGTTGTAGGCGAACGTAACGGCAAATCCTATCTTCAGGTAACAGGTTAAACACTTCAGTGTTTTGGTCATTGTTGGCAGGgaatttctgaaaaaaagaagatatggATTAGATAAGACGTTTTCTTCAAAAGCAAAATATAGCATAACGTTAACCAGAATATTATCAAGAACATAATTTCACCCCAATAATGTGCAAAGCAAAACGTAATTCACAttagattttctttttacaaatgtCATGAACTTTAAAATTCTAAGTCAGCCATTACTGTCAATtgcaaatttacatgtatatcgaagtgtataaaagtaaaaatgcgtatattctatatatttcatttaatacagGTAATCATTTGAATTCACCATAAATTTCATCATACTTGTACGTACTTTGTCAGAGTTAGGTTTGACAGGGTCTTTCACTGTATTGAATACGAGACCATCCATGCTACAGGAAACGATGTAGCTAGTTGTCCACTGAGGGTAATCTTGACGACCTTGTGTTGCCACTCCGGTGATGCGGTACGTAGCCAACAGATCAACCTGAGAATTGAAGGTcgtttatgaaaataaatttcaaaatggttaatcttttaatttttaaatatgTTGAATTGGTTGCATGATCTCATAATCTCTTAACAAAACTTGTATCAATATAAACATGAGAAGCCTGCACTCTACGGGCACGATTGACCGATAatcttttttatcatcataCCGACCAAATATGGTAGCTTCATTCGGAACTGAAAATCATAAAGTGATAAAGCTGTATTATCAATCAAACCTGAATCCACTGGCCATGCTGGTCGGCATAACTTGATCTAGGAACCCAGGCTCCGGCCCCATTTGAATCCGCTATTAGGTTTAGCCGCCCCCTCCAAGGGGCCTGGTTTGCCTTATAATTCCCAGAAGCTGTAAAACTTGAATCTGGAATAACCCCACTCTCCAGCCCTAACGGATTGCTGGCGAGACCTGttgagacagaaaaaaaagaagttgtaCAACAACTTGTATGGATTTTTCATTTCCTACAGTTATTGGTAGGATTTTGCGAGAGGGCGTCATATTATACTGGCAGCGGTGTATGGGTGTTAAATCCCCACCATCAACATGTTCAATCCAGCTATATACTGAATGGTTACCCGGAAAGGATATGAAAGTCAGGGTCCGCgaaatggttttgaaagtgggaagctgacaatagtaataattataatattccgcatttatatagcgcttaatacgtCGGAAGACGTCTTTAAGCGCTTtagagatatattattaccctggtcatcggatccttgcatgcccgcatactatgtatgcaccttctccactccctggagaGCATTCCAACAAGCGTTCCAAGACTCATTTGCtataggcatactacatataggctttcacctcctaccgggtaccaatttaacacctgggtggagagtggcaaagtgtggattgacgccttgccaaaggacgctaggccatggtgggattcgaacacacgacaccaccctctgattacaaggcgagagtcagaaccgctacaccacgacgcttccaaaaaatgaaaatcagatggtaattttaacatttttgttacGGAACAGAACGCAAGGGAGGGGCTGAAACCATTTATGATTTGGAAATTTTCAAGCTTCATAAAATAAGtcaaatattgtgatttggccCTCTTAATGTGATTTACCTGTGCTTGTTGTCATTATTTCAGGTTGTAACATTGTCGTGGTGGGCCTGGTCGGCGTTGTCACTTCCTCTGTTATTTAAGTTATTTCAGGTATTGATAATATAAAGAGGTGGAATTTACAGTGTTTTGTTCTAGGACTGGGAGAAATATAGTTCCCCCTTTGAATTTTCAACGTATACCTTGCCGATGGTGAAACAACCGACTCTTTACTATGACGCATTGAATTAAGGTTCTCCCTGATTTAGTCGAcgcaagataatttttttttaatttgatacacagatgaggttttttttttttaattctaggGCTTGCTCGCTTATATCATAATGTGGCGAATATTTCGTTATTAATCCGAATCCGGGCTATCGAAAGACCCTTTCaatttataaaacaaacaaatctcataagccaaatatttttttttaaagttcacacctagttaccaataatgcacacagcatttccatttatttgaaagcaggatgaAAGAGCAATGTTGAAGTGCCTTGCTTGCTtgcggccgaggatcgaaccccggactttgtATGTacagccaggcgccttagaccactcgttTTTAGGTTTTAGACCTGTTTCAACGCCAGTCAGGTTGCTTTGTCTTTTTGCTTGCATGTTTTTTGGACACCTATTTTAGTTCTTTCCCCAGACAAAGAATTGGCGGAGGagctgtgctgcactcaacccaggtgagatgaatgggtacccggtaggaagaaattccttgaatgctttgagcgcctaggcagctcagctaaagccggggtaataataatagtagggcccgctgggagaacagttttcggaactgaagcggcttccctgggtaatATTTTGTCTTTTCGCTGAATCATGTAATAAggatgtttatttttcttgatatgggaatattttatttccaataaAACCCATTTCGATTAACATTGCTATGACTGCAAAAGTATATCAACTATAAACTTTTGGACCAATATTATAGAATCTTCATCAGACATTAGCTGATTCAAACACGAAAAATTGAACTGCATACAGGAAAGCTgttgaaaattgatttgatatgaAAAATCAGGTTTAATTTCATTGGTCCTGTGAGGTTTAATGACAATTTGCGAACTCACCATCAGTTTATGGTTCTTATTCTTAGAGCACCGATCGATATCGGGTAAACTTATACCACACGCTTTAACCCATAAAGTACTGGGCTATTTAAGAGTTATTGATGACGGGGGAGGGGCATGATGGCCCCCTCCCCTCTGATCTCGGCCGCTGTTCGCACGATCGTGCCGAAATTTGGCGCGCACATTCTTTACTTTTTCTTTACAAGGCCGTATAAAAATCCGAaaatagtattttatttttattcattatgaatcaaatatgcaaatttattcgtGAAAATAAATACACCATAACTTCAAAAATAGCCAatatttcaacatgctttcaataagtaataagtagtgtaatattttactatgatacttaaatttaatgaaaattgtgagttttaaccaaaagtgaagtcaggtatatatatatatattatatatatatatatatatatatattttttttttttttttgggggggggggaaacaatggacttttcaattttcaataaatttgctGATCAAATATTCAAGAACAAAAACTCTGTTTTAAACCGCAATTAGCAAAGTACGAGAAGactgaaaatattgcaggtcataTAGTGGAATAATGTATCACCGATGGTTTCAATTATATATCTTCTtatttggcaatgtcccgtacgacacatgaagATTCACAAGTTTTTCCTACACTTTTATTGTCGATGATGCAATCTTACAATATCAGTTTCTCTATCTTTCACCAATGGGTTATCGATTTGACCTAtgaggatctaattactgcccttcattttcaataattgtccTAATAAAAGTTGTTCCGTACGACACAGTGTGTGTCGTACGGACATATCCCGTATGACACAGAATACTGCATTTCATTGCACGATTTGGATTCCTTTTGCATtttcatgtgtcgtacgggacattgccagaAATAGGTTCGGAGAAATCAGGGCTgtccctattatggatcatgaaacaAAAACACTGCTTGAAACCATTATTGGCAAAGCacgagaagattgaaaatattacaaTGAGGTCAATGGAATAATGTATCATCCATGGTTCCAAATAACAtctacattttcatgatccattaTAGAGGCACCCCTGATTTTTCTGAACCTATTTGGCAATGTCGCGTACGACacatgaaaatgcaaaagcttttcctaacttttatttttgatgatgcaatctTAACAGTATCAGTTTCTCTCTGTTTGACCCATGGGTTATAGATTTAACCttaaggatctaattactgccctctatttttcaatattttcctaTTAAAAGTTGACCTCTAAAACACATAATACTGCATTTCATTGCACGATTCGGATTCAGAAACTATaaacagtaggcctattttaattcaaaggagaatgaaacctttggaaccagttagcttgtgtgaaaacaaaaacaaaattaaagaaaaagatcaacgaaagtttgagaaaaatcggacaaataatgaaaaagttatgagcatttgaatattgctatcactaatgccatgcagatcctcaaattggcaatgccacaaagatgtgtgatgccacttgtgaacaactctccccattactttagtatatatttcacttatctGTCAGTAGAACATATATTCTTTCTATAGAAgagcatgtaatacagatttctaAAGAacacatcatggataaagagtttgtatcaccataacaaaaagcaaaaagagacattttgggagTATTTTTATAGTCCaacaaagggaaagttgttgacatgtgacatcacacatccttgtcgcattgcaaatgggaggatctccatagcattagtgattgctataattattcaaatgctcataacttttcaatccgatttttctcaaactttctttgttcttattctttgattttcctgtttcgacacaagcccaCTTTttccaagggtttcattcccctttaagtaattGATTAGACATTCAGTGAACTGAATATGTACTATTTTTAaatctccatagaacatgaaatatgCGATTCTAACCATTTTGATTGACTTCTGGTAGAcctattcttttgtgaatcccttctgctaaactggtgattttcactggtcAGAGCTGGTTAATTTCTTTGTCCtcgagcatgaaaagaaaacctttTTAAGTAATTAACCCTAGCATGGAAAGATGATTTTCTCTAGCAtgcttttgtgaaattattataagatgtacaaaaaatacatattaatCATCTGTTAAGACctcccttgatgatcactatctttttatttacagtattgaaactcctCAATTTTCTCAAGCtgtaaaaaaatctggaaaaataagacaaaccatatggtttaaTGAAAtgcagaaaagtaaaaaaaagtaagatcgcatttctttagaaaaaaaaacattttgtggAATTACAATTGACGGTTTTGACATGtatcatgtatatacattttgtataaataaataaataataataacgttttatttacccagggtagccacttcagttagaaAACTgctctcccagcgggccctgcataacattatatgttattattacccttctccattctaaatgctgagcgcctagcaagcaggcagaaggtcccatttttataagtcttcgGTATGACttggccgaggatcgaacccacgacctcccgttcatgaggcggacgctctaccactgagccaccatgtccggtTTTTGTATGAAAAATCATAACAATTTACCCCATTAATTTACACAAATAcagttttattcattcatttttttaatagtgtATTAGAAATTATAACTATATTTACTTGAattaacttcacacaaaacctcaaGTTTTTTAGCTCTTAAAAATGCTGTAAACCATTGTGAATATCCCATCATGACAGAATGATGATATATTGATCCCAATTGTAAATATAAAGGATAGAATGATGTTACTTAATCGTATTGCCCTGAATGGCTACTTAAGGCTTTTCTTTAAAACATGAAGAATTTAGGGACAATGCTCCCTTTCCAATGGATAAAAAGTACATTGTTTTATAAAGGCTGTCCAGTACAACACGCATatgcctgtacaacacacaagtgtgcCTTACGACACATTATAATGTTTCTGATATATTGACAAATATTCAGCCAATAGCGGTTTTTAACATAATAAatgtctttatatttatatggctatcattatcatcagccaaataaagTGATTAAAGAAGTCAAAGAGACACAAAGTACGAAAATTTGGCTTCAATTTATAGATGTctgtacgacacattttgagtgtcccgtacgccacaatgttctcgaaaatttaaatttgctttatttattcatgaatgtttattttactttctttcatATATGTGtctgttcttgggtaattgaatatcaatttgagttcagttttcatgaaaattttctgTCAAACTCACTGTCAAGCCACCTTTCCTGCGTctcgtacgacacattattattttaaatctgtattatacaggatgtgaattcaagttaTTTTAAGTCGTGGTTTTCCTAACACTCTGCTAGTACTTGATGATCACCTTTATTTACTAGAATATTTTGGTTTTTCTTGTCCAAAAACTGtaaaatgttctctaaatgtcccatacgacaCTATGGAATCaccatttgcatattatgcaagaCCCAATGTCACTTTGATTTTCTCCAGATGTCATCTTTGCAATCCCATTTAAaggtttccacaaagaaaaaatCGAAAGCCAAATATTTCTTTGTGTATTTCTTGTGTTTAgagttttgtttttcattgttttttttttcaaaaggaaattaTTGCAGACCATTAACCAAATAAATTAAGTCCTAAATTAATTAACCAGACCAATTGAAACGAGAAAAAGTAACACCTTAGTTATGGATTTCATCTTCCATAGAATTTGTTCATAAAAAAAGCTTCCCTCGTGTCCTTttagggtaaaaaaaaatcaaaacagagTGACAGGAGAAATATTTACAAGTTATCATTTGGATCATTAGTTACTACAATAGTTATGCAATGAAATGAAGGAAATAGATAAGGTAGATGATACCTTATTAAACAAAAGCGTGACTCGttgttttaaatcaaaatccGGGAGAACTTACGTTAGTAAAAGGTTATGAAACCAATcatgggtggtattctgagatacatttcatctcagataaaataaaatattagatagccaagacagatagccaagcgcgattggtccataaaggcggttttccactagggcgcggacaagaccaggaagggttgcggaagctacttttgtcatttcggcaccctgtccgcaaccaaattgcatacattggtggacatcccagggggacaggggcgacgcgtcccctcactttttggaagggggcatttgatatcaaatgcccccctccccaatatttggaacgagaaaaaaaataaaaaaatggaaagagagggaaaagaaccagaagggaaaagagaagagaaaacgaagaggaaaaataagaggagaaagacgagtgaattatataagatggggggggggggggatttcatgtcactatgttaaCTTTTCGCTCAGGCTTTGTGCccgcattgcctaatctatgagatgtataacttgctcaatagacttatattgagcttaaaagatcaagttttgaagtaaatatacaaaacatttctcggaaattaagttttcaatttgtttgatttacaaatagattttatagttttctataagatgactatattttatggtctaaatatgaacattttccgctcgcgctgcgcgctagcgttatttgatttgtcaaaaaactattctcttcgtgtattccatatttttttttaaatatccctttttaggatggtctgattgtgaatagtcagctaaagctgctcgcttgcattttgattggggagttatttatacctgtatcaattgtaacaaattattttaaattcctcttttatgacagtttattaaaattttcggctcacagtttgcgctcgcattatttttgttaaaaatatatcaacccatgtatcctattcatgattacaaaatgtccagttatctgacCTTAATATAAATTTCGAGCCCTCATTTGATTAATAAgtcatgtaacaatattttcatgatttcctaataatcattgtccgttttttttttcagaatggaatatcgacaagtttcatatctcgcttaggaagatagtcatcatagtcatttgaagacaaaaaatgaccttaaaatgtcccgtttgctactcaaaatatatgtaatgataaaaatataaacttgagcttcgcactcgcatcatttattaagcgagatcaatatccaattcgtaactgcgcttaaattcttttttcttagatctgaaaatcaaatatatttagctcgatcatcgcgctcttattattgatattataataaagaatgtaattggaAGTTCCTGATTCTAGGTCCGGatctaaacacacgcacgcatgtttatttagatacgaatcttgtgccagtttcagatcaaattaccaaatattattattaatgtaggaatattatccatctatccaattatccatcctttttctgatttacaaaacgtgatatgtcgaatttcgtttcggctcgcgcttcgcgctcacatcaagtgtatagtcatactcctttcctgttcatgcttttaaaaggtgcttagaatgcccagtatttaggtaggaatgtaaaaaatgttcagctcgcgcttcgcgctcgcattatttgattgaaatgtggaggataaaggaaagtgtgttagcggtgtaatgtagtattcactttttgaaagcagattttttgcatttttatacataacaataaattatctcggatcttgatttttttcaactaaggtaactttaaaaagactgcatatgttcatagcaaagtcggggctctctttataacattactttcttataatttttttacaatttaatacatgattatatattacaacagaggaagaaagcaggaagttaggatgcaaattgcattcgacaggcacatgcagatcaaggggtgaggtggtcttgctccccctttaaaaaatacaaacagaagaaaaataagtgaaatggaaatggaaacttaaaaaaaaatgatatgatggaaaagaaaaagggggtgccgtgctgatgcggccctcctctccctgctgctggcttacccctcccagtattaaatagatatacaaacagcacaaaagtaataggaataaacgaaggagatgaatgaaataaggtgaaatagaatcgaggaaaaaaatcgcgatactgaacagaaaataattggtcgagattatgaaagtgtaagattagaaatatcagttttaatttatagacgaaaatgtgaatccagtgtctaatcgcctttgcctcctcttgtaccaattgaaatagactaagtaagaaaatgtaaatgggcaattccaggagGCCGAATGCGAACGCTACTATTGACtgcgtaaaaataggaaaaatggagtaaccaaagaagagggggaaaaaggaagaagagtgaagaaattgacagacctgcagacggggagaatatctgtgtttcagctagttcaatttgtagaaaataatggtccatttcacgcttcatactttcaatagtttaatcataagaagattgtgcacgctgttcatttttttacgaaaaatacttaggtcttttctttttcgtccttgatgtttgaaagaagtgagttcgcgcttcgcgct is a window of Lytechinus variegatus isolate NC3 chromosome 2, Lvar_3.0, whole genome shotgun sequence DNA encoding:
- the LOC121408243 gene encoding lactadherin-like, which produces MAKAGMYLFFFAFVACRTKKQCCTESNGDEGLASNPLGLESGVIPDSSFTASGNYKANQAPWRGRLNLIADSNGAGAWVPRSSYADQHGQWIQVDLLATYRITGVATQGRQDYPQWTTSYIVSCSMDGLVFNTVKDPVKPNSDKKFPANNDQNTEVFNLLPEDRICRYVRLQPVTWYSKSALRIELYGKGPIEVTATNPTTEEVTITTKPTTTTLQPEAMTTRTDMGLVFTPAATRPGAVP